One segment of Phaeacidiphilus oryzae TH49 DNA contains the following:
- a CDS encoding lysophospholipid acyltransferase family protein yields MTAAWRTAARRTLMIGLLAVLLPLAAALLLVAALLDGPVALLFSTPARPLRFAGCLLLYLLVDAAGVLAAAYDSCRRRPEPEWAYRRLRTLLDTLHRYARWALGLRVETDRHGDDGDPSGPAVVLARHGGFGDSFLLVHWLLAEAGLRPCPVLKAALRFDPALDLLIGRIPHCYLPAQRNADPHARSAAVAELAEGLGPDDALLIFVEGRTFTPGRRARAVARLRAAGRPREARTAARLRHVLPPHTAGASAALGAAPRAEPVLLAHTGLDGVVSLRTLWDGLPLREPVRVEWRPLDRARIPAESRELGDWLLARWSEVDAWIDHGGERS; encoded by the coding sequence GTGACCGCCGCCTGGCGCACGGCCGCCCGGCGGACCCTGATGATCGGTCTGCTCGCCGTGCTGCTGCCGCTCGCCGCCGCCCTCCTGCTGGTGGCCGCGCTGCTGGACGGCCCGGTGGCGCTGCTCTTCTCCACCCCGGCCCGGCCGCTCAGATTCGCCGGCTGCCTGCTGCTCTACCTGCTGGTCGACGCGGCGGGCGTGCTGGCCGCGGCGTACGACAGCTGCCGGCGGCGGCCGGAGCCCGAGTGGGCCTACCGGCGGCTGCGCACCCTCCTCGACACCCTCCACCGGTACGCCCGCTGGGCGCTGGGCCTGCGGGTGGAGACCGACCGGCACGGGGACGACGGCGACCCGAGCGGCCCGGCCGTGGTGCTCGCCCGGCACGGCGGCTTCGGGGACTCCTTCCTGCTGGTGCACTGGCTGCTGGCGGAGGCCGGGCTGCGCCCCTGCCCGGTGCTCAAGGCGGCGCTCCGCTTCGACCCGGCGCTGGACCTGCTGATCGGACGGATTCCGCACTGCTACCTGCCGGCCCAGCGGAACGCCGACCCGCACGCGCGGAGCGCGGCCGTCGCCGAGCTGGCGGAGGGGCTGGGCCCGGACGACGCGCTGCTGATCTTCGTCGAGGGCAGGACCTTCACCCCGGGCCGCCGGGCCCGGGCCGTCGCCCGCCTGCGGGCCGCCGGGCGGCCCCGCGAGGCGCGCACCGCCGCCCGGCTGCGGCACGTACTGCCGCCGCACACCGCCGGCGCCTCGGCCGCCCTCGGCGCGGCCCCCCGGGCGGAGCCGGTGCTCCTCGCCCACACCGGCCTGGACGGGGTCGTCTCGCTGCGCACCCTGTGGGACGGGCTGCCGCTGCGCGAGCCGGTCCGGGTCGAGTGGCGGCCGCTGGACCGGGCCCGGATCCCGGCGGAGTCCCGGGAGCTGGGCGACTGGCTGCTGGCCCGGTGGAGCGAGGTGGACGCCTGGATAGACCACGGCGGCGAGCGGTCCTGA
- a CDS encoding patatin-like phospholipase family protein — protein MRWAVAGADEGGHRCAFVLGGGGALGAYEVGMLKALLEAGYRPDLVVGASVGAVNGAVVAADPSVRAVGRLAELWTGLGRAGVFSAPLWRRVGTAARSRTHLYSHEPLRRMLEEDLPGVPMESLAVPFQCVAACIEEASEHWFTEGPVVPAVLASSAVPGLLPPVRIGDRHFLDGGLVNSIPVGRAVALGAREVFVLQVGRVEQALQPPRHPAEVAAVAFEIARRHRFARDMSDLPGSVAVHVLPTGAAGQARPGSRGWWRHQTFAAAEERIERAYRASLGYLETLAESGTGAAGAPGAPGAPGADRGGA, from the coding sequence ATGAGGTGGGCGGTGGCCGGGGCGGACGAGGGCGGGCACCGGTGCGCGTTCGTGCTGGGCGGCGGAGGCGCCCTCGGCGCGTACGAGGTGGGGATGCTCAAGGCGCTGCTGGAGGCCGGCTACCGGCCGGACCTGGTGGTGGGCGCCTCGGTGGGCGCGGTGAACGGCGCCGTGGTCGCGGCCGATCCCAGCGTGCGGGCGGTCGGGCGGCTGGCCGAGCTGTGGACGGGCCTCGGCCGGGCCGGCGTGTTCTCCGCGCCGCTCTGGCGGCGGGTGGGGACGGCGGCCCGCTCCCGCACCCACCTCTACAGCCACGAGCCGCTGCGGCGGATGCTCGAGGAGGACCTGCCGGGGGTACCGATGGAGTCCCTTGCGGTCCCCTTCCAGTGCGTCGCCGCCTGCATCGAGGAGGCCTCCGAGCACTGGTTCACCGAGGGGCCCGTGGTGCCGGCGGTGCTGGCCTCCTCCGCGGTGCCCGGCCTGCTGCCGCCGGTGCGGATCGGCGACCGCCACTTCCTGGACGGCGGCCTGGTGAACAGCATCCCGGTCGGGCGGGCGGTGGCGCTCGGCGCCCGCGAGGTCTTCGTCCTCCAGGTGGGGCGGGTGGAGCAGGCGCTGCAACCGCCGAGGCATCCGGCCGAGGTGGCGGCGGTCGCCTTCGAGATCGCCCGGCGGCACCGGTTCGCCCGGGACATGTCCGACCTGCCGGGCTCGGTCGCCGTCCATGTGCTGCCGACCGGCGCGGCCGGCCAGGCCCGCCCCGGCAGCCGAGGCTGGTGGCGGCACCAGACCTTCGCCGCCGCCGAGGAGCGGATCGAACGGGCCTACCGGGCCTCCCTCGGCTACCTGGAAACGCTCGCCGAGAGCGGCACCGGCGCTGCCGGGGCCCCCGGGGCGCCCGGCGCCCCCGGCGCGGACCGGGGCGGGGCGTGA
- a CDS encoding site-2 protease family protein has product MNGAIPCGRLFGIPLRLHWTVPLLVLFLGYGLGRGTLPAWAPGRSGAAYGLAALVAAAALLPALAAHEFAHALTARRFGVRVEDVTLWALGGVTRMGRAERPRALLAISLAGPLASLVVGGAALGAAAGIGAGSTGGRGALTAAVLAWLGWVDLLLGGFNLLPGAPLDGGRVLQAVLWARGGDPDRSAAQAAAAGRFLGIALVVLGLLSTFTGAAVQGLWLALIGVFLSGAAGAERRSATLAAALRGVLVGQAMSTPVDSGPDWFDLERFVAEVPGARRHSAVPLTDVVGRCSGLVTTARISAVPGERRALVRVRDLAVPAGRCAFAIPGEPLAPALARCTPETGTRLLVVDEPAAGRRLLGIVTEHDVRNLLRGRALDVPASPHRRWENAW; this is encoded by the coding sequence ATGAACGGGGCCATCCCCTGCGGGCGGCTGTTCGGCATCCCGCTCCGGCTGCACTGGACGGTGCCGCTGCTGGTGCTCTTCCTCGGCTACGGCCTCGGCCGGGGCACCCTGCCGGCCTGGGCGCCCGGCCGCTCCGGCGCGGCGTACGGGCTGGCCGCCCTGGTGGCCGCCGCCGCACTGCTCCCGGCGCTGGCCGCGCATGAGTTCGCGCACGCCCTGACCGCCCGCCGGTTCGGCGTCCGGGTCGAGGACGTGACGCTGTGGGCGCTCGGCGGGGTGACCCGGATGGGCCGGGCCGAGCGGCCCCGGGCGCTGCTGGCGATCTCCCTCGCCGGCCCGCTGGCCAGCCTGGTGGTGGGCGGCGCCGCGCTCGGCGCGGCGGCCGGGATCGGTGCCGGGTCCACCGGGGGCCGCGGGGCTCTGACGGCCGCGGTGCTGGCCTGGCTCGGCTGGGTCGACCTGCTGCTCGGCGGCTTCAACCTGCTGCCGGGCGCGCCGCTGGACGGCGGACGGGTGCTCCAGGCGGTGCTGTGGGCGCGCGGCGGCGACCCCGACCGGAGCGCCGCGCAGGCCGCCGCGGCCGGGCGGTTCCTCGGCATCGCGCTGGTGGTCCTCGGCCTCCTCTCGACGTTCACCGGCGCGGCGGTCCAGGGGCTCTGGCTGGCGCTGATCGGGGTGTTCCTGAGCGGCGCGGCCGGTGCCGAGCGGAGGTCCGCGACGCTGGCCGCCGCACTGCGCGGGGTCCTGGTCGGCCAGGCGATGTCGACGCCGGTGGACTCCGGGCCGGACTGGTTCGACCTGGAGCGGTTCGTCGCCGAGGTGCCGGGCGCGCGGCGGCATTCGGCGGTGCCGCTGACCGATGTGGTGGGCCGCTGCTCCGGGCTGGTCACCACGGCCCGGATCTCGGCCGTACCGGGGGAGCGGCGGGCGCTGGTGCGAGTCCGCGACCTGGCCGTACCGGCCGGGCGCTGCGCCTTCGCGATCCCGGGCGAGCCGCTGGCGCCGGCCCTGGCCCGGTGCACCCCGGAGACCGGGACCCGGCTGCTGGTGGTCGACGAACCGGCGGCCGGCCGCCGGCTGCTCGGCATCGTCACCGAGCACGACGTGCGGAACCTGCTCCGCGGACGGGCCCTGGACGTGCCGGCGTCCCCCCACCGGAGGTGGGAGAACGCCTGGTGA
- a CDS encoding Rv1733c family protein has product MTDLRRAAGRDRSPLVRPIDRARSALGLITGVLLLGTLAVGLLVGLLALHSEQSLAAHQAATRRLVTAVTTSPAYPAGAQPVTGGSGASVATAAWTGPDGHRHTATIAVPDGTPVGGRVHTWTDRTGAAVGAPTTASAATLDGILVGTAAWIGAGVLVGSTDLLARHRLNRRADRAWEREWQRVEPSWSGRGRFR; this is encoded by the coding sequence GTGACGGACCTGCGCCGGGCCGCGGGCCGCGACCGCAGCCCTCTGGTCCGGCCGATCGACCGGGCGCGCAGCGCGCTGGGACTGATCACCGGGGTACTGCTGCTCGGCACACTGGCCGTCGGCCTGCTGGTCGGGCTGCTGGCGCTGCACAGCGAGCAGAGCCTGGCGGCGCACCAGGCCGCGACCCGCCGGCTGGTCACCGCGGTGACCACGTCTCCCGCCTATCCGGCCGGCGCGCAGCCGGTCACCGGCGGCAGCGGCGCCTCGGTCGCCACCGCCGCCTGGACCGGCCCGGACGGCCACCGCCACACCGCCACCATCGCCGTCCCCGACGGAACCCCGGTGGGCGGCCGCGTCCACACCTGGACCGACCGAACCGGTGCCGCGGTGGGCGCTCCCACCACGGCGTCCGCCGCCACCCTGGACGGCATCCTGGTCGGCACCGCGGCCTGGATCGGCGCCGGCGTCCTGGTCGGCTCCACCGACCTGCTGGCCCGGCACCGTCTCAACCGGCGCGCGGACCGCGCGTGGGAGCGGGAGTGGCAGCGGGTGGAGCCCTCCTGGTCCGGGCGCGGGCGGTTCAGGTGA
- a CDS encoding UdgX family uracil-DNA binding protein (This protein belongs to the uracil DNA glycosylase superfamily, members of which act in excision repair of DNA. However, it belongs more specifically to UdgX branch, whose founding member was found to bind uracil in DNA (where it does not belong), without cleaving it, appears to promote DNA repair by a pathway involving RecA, rather than base excision.) gives MPGEEYDAGPFLPAGGGRSLTALRRAAADCRGCPLHADATQTVFGRGSAGARVMLIGEQPGDQEDRRGEPFVGPAGGVLRKALDEAGLDPDQAYVTNAVKHFKFKLGGSGGKRRLHQPPTLREAAACRPWLEAELRLVAPELLVALGATAGRALLGSGFRVTRDRGRLLEAEGRPLIATIHPSAVLRADRDAREAAREGLVADLELAARTLAGDA, from the coding sequence GTGCCCGGTGAGGAGTACGACGCCGGACCGTTCCTGCCGGCCGGGGGCGGCCGCAGCCTCACGGCACTCCGCCGGGCCGCGGCCGACTGCCGGGGCTGCCCGCTGCACGCCGACGCGACCCAGACCGTCTTCGGCCGGGGAAGCGCCGGCGCCCGGGTGATGCTCATCGGCGAGCAGCCGGGCGACCAGGAGGACCGGCGCGGCGAGCCGTTCGTCGGTCCGGCCGGAGGGGTGCTGCGCAAGGCCCTGGACGAGGCCGGGCTCGACCCGGACCAGGCCTATGTCACCAACGCCGTCAAGCACTTCAAGTTCAAGCTGGGCGGCAGCGGCGGCAAGCGCAGGCTCCACCAACCGCCGACGCTGCGCGAGGCGGCCGCCTGCCGCCCCTGGCTGGAGGCCGAACTGCGGCTGGTGGCCCCGGAGTTGCTGGTGGCGCTGGGCGCCACGGCCGGCCGGGCGCTGCTCGGCAGCGGCTTCCGGGTCACCCGGGACCGCGGCCGACTGCTGGAGGCGGAGGGCCGGCCGCTGATCGCGACCATCCATCCGTCCGCGGTCCTCCGCGCCGACCGGGACGCCCGCGAGGCGGCCCGCGAGGGCCTGGTGGCCGACCTCGAACTCGCCGCGAGGACCCTGGCCGGCGACGCCTGA
- a CDS encoding dihydrolipoyl dehydrogenase family protein, with product MSEVFDAVVVGAGPGGEVAVSRLAAGGLRTALVEKELIGGECGYYGCIPSKTLLRGPEAQAQAERVAGLSRPALDWPALRDYRDVMVRHHDDSRQVEEYRKNGVEVVKGSARFVGRDPWTLAVGDRVLAAEHVVLATGSQPVRPDIPGLDRVPVWTNREATSLREIPGRAALIGGGPVAVELGHFLARMGCEVTLLVRGERLLAREDPRLGEEAARLLSADGATVLTGRQARSARPSGSGGAVLELDDGRELTVDVVVLGTGRRPGTAGLGLEDVGVPVDVRGALPVDDRCRAAPGLWAVGDVTGRPAFTHLAKYHARVAADTILGKRRVRNDAVHPRVVFTEPEIAAVGMTPAEAERAGIDAAEATVDLAAALARPWTFDTEPHGRLSLLADRERRVLVGAWAVAPMAGEFIHYAVLAIRAAVPIDVLLDDIAQFPTYSEGFLNALEQLEL from the coding sequence ATGTCCGAGGTTTTCGACGCGGTGGTGGTGGGCGCCGGTCCCGGCGGCGAGGTGGCGGTCAGCCGGCTCGCGGCGGGCGGCCTGCGCACGGCGCTGGTGGAGAAGGAGCTGATCGGCGGGGAGTGCGGCTACTACGGCTGCATCCCGTCGAAGACACTGCTGCGCGGGCCGGAGGCGCAGGCCCAGGCGGAGCGGGTGGCCGGGCTCTCCCGGCCGGCGCTGGACTGGCCCGCCCTCCGCGACTACCGGGACGTGATGGTGCGCCATCACGACGACTCCCGGCAGGTAGAGGAGTACCGCAAGAACGGCGTCGAGGTGGTGAAGGGCTCCGCGCGGTTCGTCGGCCGCGACCCGTGGACGCTGGCCGTCGGGGACCGGGTGCTCGCGGCCGAGCACGTGGTGCTGGCCACCGGCTCGCAGCCGGTCCGGCCGGACATCCCCGGACTCGACCGGGTCCCGGTGTGGACCAACCGGGAGGCGACCAGCCTGCGGGAGATCCCCGGGCGGGCGGCGCTGATCGGCGGCGGCCCGGTCGCCGTCGAGCTTGGGCACTTCCTGGCCCGGATGGGCTGCGAGGTGACGCTGCTGGTCCGCGGCGAGCGGCTGCTCGCGCGGGAGGACCCCAGGCTGGGCGAGGAGGCGGCCCGGCTGCTCTCCGCCGACGGCGCCACCGTGCTGACCGGACGTCAGGCCCGCTCGGCCCGCCCGTCCGGCTCGGGCGGCGCGGTGCTGGAACTCGACGACGGCCGGGAGCTGACCGTCGACGTGGTCGTCCTCGGCACCGGCCGCCGGCCGGGGACCGCCGGGCTGGGCCTGGAGGACGTCGGCGTACCGGTCGACGTCCGCGGCGCGCTGCCGGTGGACGACCGCTGCCGGGCCGCTCCCGGACTGTGGGCGGTGGGCGACGTCACCGGGCGCCCGGCCTTCACCCATCTCGCCAAGTACCACGCGCGGGTGGCCGCGGACACCATCCTGGGCAAGCGGCGGGTGCGCAACGACGCGGTGCATCCGCGGGTGGTCTTCACCGAACCGGAGATCGCCGCGGTGGGGATGACCCCCGCCGAGGCGGAGCGGGCGGGGATCGACGCCGCCGAGGCGACGGTGGACCTGGCCGCGGCGCTGGCCCGGCCGTGGACCTTCGACACCGAGCCGCACGGCCGGCTCAGCCTGCTGGCCGACCGCGAGCGGCGGGTGCTGGTGGGCGCCTGGGCGGTGGCCCCGATGGCCGGCGAGTTCATTCACTACGCGGTGCTGGCCATCCGGGCCGCCGTGCCGATCGACGTCCTCCTCGACGACATCGCCCAGTTCCCCACGTACAGCGAGGGGTTCCTGAACGCGCTGGAGCAGTTGGAACTCTGA
- a CDS encoding DUF3291 domain-containing protein has translation MTGYQLAQVNVGHIVAPLESPELADFVANLPEINALADGSPGFVWRMVDEGGADNTMLRPDSADRLLLLNCSVWESLAALRAYVYQSAHLRVLSRRREWFVRHVEAHQALWWVPAGHRPTVPEATARLALLRELGPTQRAFTFREPFPAPSGEPAPTA, from the coding sequence ATGACCGGCTATCAACTCGCCCAGGTGAACGTCGGGCACATCGTCGCTCCGCTGGAGTCCCCGGAACTCGCCGACTTCGTCGCGAACCTCCCCGAGATCAACGCCCTCGCCGACGGCTCGCCGGGCTTCGTCTGGCGGATGGTGGACGAGGGCGGCGCGGACAACACCATGCTGCGTCCGGACAGCGCGGACCGGCTGCTCCTCCTCAACTGCTCGGTCTGGGAGTCCCTGGCGGCGCTGCGGGCGTACGTCTACCAGAGCGCCCACCTGCGAGTGCTCAGCCGCCGCCGCGAGTGGTTCGTCCGGCACGTCGAGGCGCACCAGGCCCTGTGGTGGGTCCCGGCCGGCCACCGCCCCACCGTCCCCGAGGCCACCGCGCGGCTCGCCCTCCTCCGCGAACTCGGGCCCACCCAGCGGGCGTTCACCTTCCGCGAGCCCTTCCCCGCCCCGAGCGGCGAGCCCGCGCCGACGGCCTGA
- a CDS encoding helix-turn-helix transcriptional regulator — protein sequence MADAVEPQVGGEDEEFTTLGVLGDPVRRALYRFVAGRPGESGREAAAEAAGVSRSLAAFHLDKLVEAGLLEVSYRRLSGRSGPGAGRPAKLYRRAAGEHAVTVPPRSYGDAGRLLAEVVEQAGLDRELQCAAHAVGARAADSGAEADVLALLRERGYQPYADGEGAVRLHNCPFRALAEEFPALVCGMNLALVRGLLAGGGGAAAAPWSAEMDPAPGGCCVALHSKTNSD from the coding sequence ATGGCTGACGCGGTGGAACCCCAAGTCGGGGGCGAGGACGAGGAGTTCACGACGCTGGGCGTGCTGGGCGATCCGGTGCGCCGGGCCCTGTACCGCTTCGTCGCGGGGCGCCCGGGGGAGAGCGGCCGGGAGGCGGCGGCGGAGGCGGCCGGGGTGTCCCGCTCGCTGGCCGCCTTCCACCTGGACAAGCTGGTCGAGGCGGGCCTGCTGGAGGTCTCCTACCGCCGCCTCTCCGGCCGTTCCGGCCCCGGCGCCGGCCGCCCGGCCAAGCTGTACCGGCGGGCGGCGGGCGAGCACGCCGTGACGGTTCCGCCCCGCAGCTACGGCGACGCCGGCCGCCTCCTCGCCGAGGTGGTCGAACAGGCGGGCCTGGACCGGGAGTTGCAGTGTGCCGCGCATGCGGTGGGGGCGCGGGCCGCGGACTCCGGCGCGGAGGCCGACGTCCTCGCGCTCCTGCGCGAGCGCGGCTATCAGCCGTACGCGGACGGCGAAGGCGCGGTCCGGCTCCACAACTGCCCCTTCCGCGCCCTCGCCGAGGAGTTCCCCGCGCTGGTCTGCGGGATGAACCTGGCGCTGGTCCGGGGCCTGCTGGCGGGCGGCGGAGGCGCGGCCGCCGCGCCCTGGTCCGCCGAGATGGACCCGGCGCCCGGCGGCTGCTGCGTGGCCCTCCACTCTAAAACGAATAGTGATTGA
- a CDS encoding TetR/AcrR family transcriptional regulator, which yields MAPRAPRADALRNRARILAAAREAFAHDGVDVPLDAVAERAGVGAGTVHRHFPTKEALVTAVIADRLDRLADRAAEFDGADPVGDFFAFLAELTDSARDNLALASALDGTFGTEGEASAARLAAALESLLAAAQRAGGVRRDVTAAELHAILSGVLAAEGRLPPARRGLGLEIAVAGLRSPG from the coding sequence ATGGCTCCACGGGCCCCCCGCGCGGACGCGCTCCGCAATCGGGCACGGATCCTGGCCGCGGCCCGTGAGGCCTTCGCCCACGACGGGGTCGACGTCCCGCTGGACGCCGTGGCCGAGCGGGCCGGTGTCGGCGCCGGCACCGTCCATCGCCACTTCCCGACCAAGGAGGCCCTGGTGACGGCGGTGATCGCGGATCGCCTCGACCGGCTGGCGGACCGCGCGGCCGAGTTCGACGGCGCCGACCCGGTCGGGGACTTCTTCGCCTTCCTCGCCGAGCTGACCGACTCCGCCCGGGACAACCTCGCGCTCGCCTCCGCGCTGGACGGGACCTTCGGCACCGAGGGCGAGGCCTCCGCCGCCCGCCTCGCCGCCGCCCTGGAGTCCCTCCTCGCGGCCGCCCAGCGGGCCGGGGGCGTCCGCCGCGACGTCACCGCCGCCGAGCTGCACGCCATCCTCTCCGGGGTGCTGGCCGCCGAGGGCCGGCTGCCCCCCGCCCGCCGCGGCCTGGGTCTGGAGATCGCCGTCGCGGGCCTGCGCTCCCCGGGATGA
- a CDS encoding NAD(P)H-binding protein — translation MTIAVTGGNGAFGSAVLAHLRHRTDERLVATVRDVAGSAAHPPRHEDVAYRFGDFDDPAALRTALADVDTVLLNATFFGPDPGLRLPRVTAAVGAAADAGVRRIVLTSWPDLPNATVPVVQDYHRLEAAVREAGPDWTVLRLSAGIADAIARDVVWGRSSGEVVAPAAGARATPAAADDLGDAAAAVLAEPERHRGRILELTGPDAIGWEEVAKAAGVPFRAVGEEEYLRHVRERFGVPESTARQLVELYRDFRGPWGSTPTATLTELTGRPALPAIEAVRQRVAAFPAG, via the coding sequence ATGACCATCGCAGTCACCGGCGGCAACGGCGCGTTCGGATCGGCCGTGCTCGCCCATCTCCGCCACCGCACCGATGAGAGGCTCGTGGCCACCGTGCGGGACGTCGCCGGGTCGGCGGCCCACCCGCCGCGCCACGAGGACGTCGCCTACCGGTTCGGCGACTTCGACGACCCGGCGGCCCTGCGGACGGCCCTCGCGGACGTGGACACCGTCCTGCTGAACGCCACCTTCTTCGGCCCCGACCCCGGCCTGCGGCTGCCCCGGGTCACCGCCGCCGTCGGCGCGGCCGCGGACGCCGGGGTCCGCCGGATCGTCCTCACCAGCTGGCCCGATCTGCCCAATGCCACAGTGCCGGTCGTCCAGGACTACCACCGCCTGGAGGCGGCAGTGCGGGAGGCCGGGCCGGACTGGACCGTCCTCCGGCTCAGTGCGGGCATCGCCGACGCGATCGCCCGGGACGTGGTGTGGGGCCGGAGCAGCGGAGAGGTGGTGGCGCCCGCGGCGGGCGCCCGGGCCACCCCGGCCGCCGCCGACGACCTCGGCGACGCGGCCGCGGCCGTCCTCGCGGAGCCGGAGCGGCACCGCGGCCGGATCCTCGAACTGACCGGCCCGGACGCGATCGGCTGGGAGGAGGTGGCGAAGGCGGCGGGCGTACCGTTCCGCGCCGTCGGCGAGGAGGAGTACCTCCGCCATGTGCGGGAGAGGTTCGGCGTCCCCGAGTCGACCGCCCGGCAGCTGGTGGAGCTCTACAGAGACTTCCGGGGCCCGTGGGGCAGCACCCCGACGGCCACCCTCACCGAGCTGACCGGGCGGCCGGCACTGCCCGCGATCGAGGCGGTGCGGCAGCGGGTGGCAGCCTTCCCGGCCGGCTGA
- a CDS encoding 3-hydroxyacyl-CoA dehydrogenase NAD-binding domain-containing protein — MTTQKTEYRVDGRAAIIRIDNPPVNGLGHATRSGILAGLERALADDAVEAVVLTGGGGVFSAGADITEFGTARSTASPNLGEVIAAVEDAAKPVVAAVGGTCLGGGLELALGAHYRVATAGSRIGLPEVGLGLVPGAGGTQRLPRALGGGTAREMITGGAPRTARALAAEDGQRLLDLVVEDGEDVVAAAVAFAGRIAGNRPLPRLRDLTARPEDPAALGAARERLRRRSRGFRAPLAALDLVEAAATSPFEEGLAEERRTFLELVASEQSAALRHAFFAERAARRVPDIAEDTAARPVERVGVIGAGTMGGGIAMNFLDAGIPVTIVETGKEALDRGLGVIRRNYRIQVERGKLTADQLEQRMALLTPAVEFADLADADLVIEAVFEEMAVKREVFGRLDAIAKPGAVLASNTSTLDVDEIAGATGRPADVVGMHFFSPANVMRLLEVVRGPRTADDVLVTAMAVGRRIGKTAVVAGVCDGFIGNRMLAGYREAAAVLLRAGAAPAEIDSAVEGFGFAMGPYRMGDLAGLDISWAIRKRRYAEDPEAPRDELADALCELGRFGQKTGGGWYDYPEGGREARPSPVVEELLAEYRRRNGIERRAFDPEEIANRLVFALADEGARILEEGIALRASDIDVVYLSGYGFPRHRGGPMFHAEAVGLPAVRDALLRYHAEAGDPDWRPAPLLTRLARSGEGFATAGRG; from the coding sequence ATGACGACCCAGAAGACCGAGTACCGAGTGGACGGACGCGCAGCGATCATCCGCATCGACAATCCGCCCGTCAACGGGCTGGGACACGCCACCCGCAGCGGGATCCTGGCGGGCCTGGAACGCGCCCTGGCGGACGACGCGGTGGAGGCCGTGGTGCTGACCGGCGGGGGCGGGGTGTTCTCGGCCGGTGCCGACATCACCGAGTTCGGGACGGCCAGGTCCACCGCCTCGCCGAACCTCGGCGAGGTGATCGCCGCCGTCGAGGACGCGGCGAAGCCGGTCGTGGCCGCCGTCGGCGGCACCTGCCTGGGCGGCGGCCTCGAGCTCGCGCTCGGCGCCCACTACCGGGTGGCGACCGCCGGCAGCCGGATCGGCCTTCCCGAGGTCGGCCTCGGGCTGGTGCCGGGCGCCGGCGGCACCCAGCGGCTGCCGCGCGCCCTCGGCGGGGGCACCGCCCGGGAGATGATCACGGGCGGCGCCCCGCGCACCGCCCGGGCGCTGGCCGCGGAGGACGGGCAGCGGCTGCTGGACCTGGTGGTGGAGGACGGCGAGGACGTGGTCGCCGCGGCGGTGGCGTTCGCCGGCCGGATCGCCGGGAACCGGCCGCTCCCCCGGCTGCGGGACCTGACCGCCCGCCCGGAGGACCCGGCGGCCCTCGGCGCCGCGCGCGAGCGGCTGCGGCGCCGCAGCCGCGGGTTCCGCGCCCCGCTCGCGGCCCTCGACCTGGTCGAGGCGGCGGCCACCTCGCCGTTCGAGGAGGGGCTGGCCGAGGAGCGCCGGACCTTCCTGGAACTGGTGGCGAGCGAGCAGTCGGCGGCGCTGCGGCACGCCTTCTTCGCGGAGCGGGCGGCCCGCCGGGTCCCGGACATCGCGGAGGACACCGCGGCCCGGCCGGTCGAGCGGGTCGGGGTGATCGGCGCCGGCACCATGGGCGGCGGGATCGCGATGAACTTCCTCGACGCAGGGATCCCGGTGACCATCGTGGAGACCGGCAAGGAGGCGCTGGACCGCGGGCTCGGGGTGATCCGCCGCAACTACCGGATCCAGGTCGAGCGCGGGAAGCTGACGGCCGATCAGCTCGAACAGCGGATGGCGCTGCTCACCCCGGCCGTCGAGTTCGCCGACCTCGCCGACGCGGACCTGGTGATCGAGGCCGTCTTCGAGGAGATGGCCGTCAAGCGGGAGGTCTTCGGCCGGCTGGACGCGATCGCCAAGCCCGGCGCGGTGCTCGCCTCCAACACCTCGACGCTGGACGTGGACGAGATCGCCGGCGCCACCGGCCGCCCGGCCGACGTGGTCGGGATGCACTTCTTCAGCCCCGCGAACGTGATGAGGCTGCTGGAGGTGGTGCGCGGACCGCGGACCGCGGACGACGTGCTGGTCACGGCGATGGCGGTGGGCCGGAGGATCGGCAAGACGGCGGTGGTGGCCGGGGTCTGCGACGGGTTCATCGGCAACCGGATGCTGGCCGGGTACCGGGAGGCCGCGGCGGTGCTGCTGCGCGCCGGCGCGGCCCCGGCCGAGATCGACTCGGCGGTCGAGGGCTTCGGCTTCGCCATGGGCCCGTACCGGATGGGCGACCTGGCCGGCCTGGACATCAGCTGGGCGATCCGCAAGCGGCGCTACGCCGAGGACCCGGAGGCGCCCCGGGACGAACTGGCCGATGCCCTCTGCGAGTTGGGCCGATTCGGGCAGAAGACCGGCGGCGGCTGGTACGACTACCCGGAGGGCGGCCGGGAGGCGCGGCCGAGCCCGGTGGTGGAGGAGCTGCTGGCCGAGTACCGGCGGCGGAACGGGATCGAGCGGCGCGCCTTCGACCCCGAGGAGATCGCGAACCGGCTGGTCTTCGCGCTGGCCGACGAGGGGGCGCGGATCCTGGAGGAGGGGATCGCGCTCCGCGCCTCCGACATCGACGTGGTCTACCTCTCCGGCTACGGCTTCCCGCGGCACCGCGGCGGCCCGATGTTCCACGCCGAGGCGGTCGGCCTGCCGGCGGTGCGGGACGCCCTGCTGCGCTACCACGCCGAGGCGGGCGACCCGGACTGGCGCCCGGCACCGCTGCTGACCCGACTGGCGCGGTCCGGCGAGGGCTTCGCCACGGCCGGACGCGGCTGA